The window AATGGCTTGCTGATACTCACCTTTTTTAAGGTAGATCAGGCCTGTATAAAACTGTGCCAGGTTACCGGCATCAGTACTGCCATAATTATTTGCAATCTCAAGAAAGCCGGGATAGTTACCATCTCCTTTAAGTGCGCGGTCAAGATCGTCGGCCTCAAAATAAAATTGAGCCTGGAACATCTCTTCCTGTGCCTGTTGGCTTTGCCTGTCTTGCCAATAGTTGTAAGCAAAAAGGCCGGCTATGGCCAGAGCGATAATACCGCCCAAGATGAAAACCCATTTGCGATTCTTTTCGAAAAAAGCCTCTCCACGAGTTAATCGTTCACGAAGCGCCTCGGGGCTCTCATACACATGCTCTTGCTCCGGCTTGTTCGGTCTACTTTGTTTTACTGCCATTACAAACTAATTAAGGCTGCAAATGTACTAATTATCCCTAAATTATTTAAGATTTTTTTATTAATCATTGATAAAGGGATAGTCCTCTTGTGCATAAACGTCTGTAAAGGCCTCAGACGCATCTGGCCATGGAGATTCTTCAGCAAAATTCACTGATTCAGTCACTTGCTCTTTGATTTTATCAGATATTTTTTCGAGATCAGCTTCAGAGGCATATCCTCTGTCCAAAATGGTTTGGCGTACCTGCTCTATCGGGTCTTTGGATTTGTACTCTTCCAGCTCCTCCTTGGTACGATATTTGGCCGGGTCTGACATGGAGTGGCCTTTGTAGCGGTAGGTGCGGAACTCCAGCAGGGTAGGCCCTTCGCCATTACGGGCACGTTCTGCTGCCCTTGCAACTGCATGATGCACTTCTTCAACACTCATCGCATCTACAGGCTCACTTGGCATATCGTAAGCAGAACCTAATTTGTAAAGCTCAGTTACGTTTGAGGTACGCTTTACAGAGGTGCCCATGGCATAACCGTTGTTTTCAATAGCAAAAATTACCGGCAGCTTCATAGTCATGGCCAGGTTAAGAGCTTCGTGAAAAGCGCCCTGACGTACCGCACCATCGCCCATGTAGCAAATACACAGCTTACCGGTTTTCATATATTTTTCGGCAAAGGCAATGCCAGTACCCAGCGGTATCTGTCCGCCTACAATACCATGGCCACCGAAAAATCCTTTTTCTTTGTCGAACATGTGCA of the Flammeovirgaceae bacterium 311 genome contains:
- a CDS encoding hypothetical protein (COG0457 FOG: TPR repeat) — encoded protein: MAVKQSRPNKPEQEHVYESPEALRERLTRGEAFFEKNRKWVFILGGIIALAIAGLFAYNYWQDRQSQQAQEEMFQAQFYFEADDLDRALKGDGNYPGFLEIANNYGSTDAGNLAQFYTGLIYLKKGEYQQAIDYLEDFSSDDLLVQARAYALTGDAYMELKQYGKAAELYSEAANYKTNKFFSPIYLEKAAIAHELAGNNQAALERYTEITEKYYGANEYENARKQKAKLEAMASK
- a CDS encoding pyruvate dehydrogenase E1 component subunit alpha (COG1071 Pyruvate/2-oxoglutarate dehydrogenase complex, dehydrogenase (E1) component, eukaryotic type, alpha subunit); translated protein: MATTKKASSKKTENNAAEGSFSKETYLTWFESMLLMRKFEEKAGQLYGQQKIRGFCHLYIGQEACVAGAVSALEVGDKYITAYRDHAHPLGLGSDPKAIMAELYGKATGISKGKGGSMHMFDKEKGFFGGHGIVGGQIPLGTGIAFAEKYMKTGKLCICYMGDGAVRQGAFHEALNLAMTMKLPVIFAIENNGYAMGTSVKRTSNVTELYKLGSAYDMPSEPVDAMSVEEVHHAVARAAERARNGEGPTLLEFRTYRYKGHSMSDPAKYRTKEELEEYKSKDPIEQVRQTILDRGYASEADLEKISDKIKEQVTESVNFAEESPWPDASEAFTDVYAQEDYPFIND